Proteins encoded together in one Carya illinoinensis cultivar Pawnee chromosome 3, C.illinoinensisPawnee_v1, whole genome shotgun sequence window:
- the LOC122303237 gene encoding transmembrane ascorbate ferrireductase 1: MALGVKALPFTFVVHVLGIAGLILVLVWTIDFRGGLAWESTNKSLIFNIHPVLMLVGLIIIGGEAIVSYKSLPFSKDVKKLVHLVLHAIALILGIIGVYTAFKYHNESGIANLYSLHSWLGIGIIVLYALQWIYGFLIFFYPGGPGELRSFSMPWHVVFGLFVYVLAVGNASLGLLEKLTFLENSGLAKYGSEAFLVNFTAVITVLFGAFVVLSVLSHAPAEEDHSYSAI, from the exons ATGGCACTGGGTGTGAAGGCTCTTCCATTCACCTTTGTGGTACACGTGCTGGGAATTGCAGGTCTGATTTTAGTGTTGGTTTGGACCATAGATTTCAGAGGCGGTTTAGCATGGGAATCTACCAACAAGAGCCTCATATTCAAT ATCCATCCTGTGCTTATGTTGGTAGGCTTAATCATCATAGGGGGTGaag CCATAGTCAGTTATAAATCACTTCCTTTCAGTAAAGATGTGAAGAAGTTGGTACATCTGGTGCTCCATGCTATTGCTCTGATACTCGGTATCATCGGAGTTTATACTGCTTTCAAATATCATAACGAGAGCGGCATCGCTAATCTTTACAGCTTGCATTCCTGGCTTGGAATTGGTATTATTGTCCTCTACGCCCTTCAG TGGATATATGGGTTCCTGATCTTCTTCTACCCAGGAGGACCTGGTGAGCTTAGGAGCTTCTCTATGCCTTGGCATGTCGTATTTGGACTTTTCGTGTACGTGTTGGCCGTCGGCAATGCTTCATTAGGGTTATTGGAGAAGCTTACTTTCCTGGAAAATTCTGGGCTCGCCAAGTATGGCTCCGAGGCCTTCCTTGTCAACTTCACCGCCGTTATCACGGTATTGTTTGGTGCGTTTGTTGTGTTATCTGTGCTTTCTCACGCTCCAGCAGAAGAAGACCATAGCTATTCGgctatttaa